The following are from one region of the Paenibacillus sabinae T27 genome:
- the rimO gene encoding 30S ribosomal protein S12 methylthiotransferase RimO yields the protein MTEKINIVTLGCEKNLVDSEIMSGLVHERGYTLVDEKEEATVIIVNTCGFIDEAKEQSVNTILELAELKETAKLKALIVSGCLTQRYKEQLMDEMPEIDGIVGTGDFHNIVQIVDEAVRGSRPVWVGNPVFNYEEALPRKVSTPRYTTYVKIAEGCDNNCTFCSIPIMRGAFRSRSMESIVAEVGALAAQGVKEISLIAQDSTNYGTDLYDGFKLPELLNRVSEVEGIEWVRLHYAYPGFFTDELIRTMADNPKICKYVDMPLQHSEDAILKRMRRPGRQQDIRSLVKRIREMIPGVSLRTSIIVGFPGETEEDFERLCDFVREIGFDRLGVFTYSNEEGTPASRLPDQIPDEVKEWRANTLMELQRQLTSDRGSRYVGQVLDVLVERYDGRSDVYIGRSQYDAPEIDGEVFVRGSNVGIGEITKVRITHAFEYDLSGEELQ from the coding sequence ATGACAGAAAAAATTAACATCGTTACGCTCGGCTGCGAGAAAAATCTGGTCGATTCGGAGATTATGTCCGGACTTGTTCATGAACGAGGATATACACTTGTGGACGAAAAGGAAGAAGCAACCGTTATTATTGTAAATACCTGCGGATTTATAGATGAAGCCAAAGAGCAGTCTGTGAATACGATTCTTGAGCTTGCGGAGCTGAAGGAAACGGCCAAATTGAAGGCGCTCATCGTGTCGGGCTGCCTGACCCAGCGCTACAAAGAGCAATTAATGGATGAGATGCCGGAGATCGACGGGATTGTCGGTACGGGCGATTTTCACAATATCGTTCAGATTGTCGATGAAGCCGTGAGAGGAAGCAGACCAGTGTGGGTCGGCAATCCAGTCTTTAACTATGAGGAGGCGCTGCCGCGCAAGGTATCGACGCCCCGCTATACTACTTATGTCAAGATCGCTGAAGGCTGCGACAATAACTGTACGTTCTGCAGTATTCCGATTATGCGCGGGGCGTTCCGCAGCCGCTCCATGGAATCGATTGTGGCTGAAGTCGGGGCGCTGGCGGCTCAGGGCGTCAAAGAAATCAGCCTCATTGCTCAGGATTCCACCAATTACGGAACCGATCTGTATGACGGCTTCAAGCTGCCCGAGCTGCTGAACCGGGTGAGCGAAGTGGAAGGGATTGAGTGGGTACGGTTGCATTATGCGTATCCCGGCTTTTTTACCGACGAACTGATCCGGACTATGGCTGACAATCCGAAGATTTGCAAGTATGTGGACATGCCGCTGCAGCATAGCGAGGACGCCATTCTGAAACGGATGCGCAGACCCGGACGGCAGCAGGACATTCGCAGTCTGGTTAAGCGAATCCGGGAAATGATTCCCGGCGTATCGCTGCGAACCTCCATCATTGTCGGTTTTCCAGGGGAGACCGAGGAGGATTTTGAGCGGTTATGCGATTTTGTAAGGGAAATTGGCTTCGATCGGCTCGGGGTATTTACCTATTCCAATGAAGAAGGAACACCGGCTTCACGCCTGCCGGATCAGATTCCGGACGAAGTCAAGGAATGGCGGGCCAACACGCTGATGGAGCTTCAGCGCCAGCTTACAAGCGACAGAGGAAGCCGGTATGTCGGTCAGGTCCTCGATGTGCTGGTAGAGCGGTATGACGGACGCAGCGACGTGTATATCGGCCGGTCGCAGTATGACGCACCTGAAATCGACGGCGAAGTGTTCGTGAGAGGCAGCAATGTAGGCA
- a CDS encoding YajQ family cyclic di-GMP-binding protein: MASESSFDIVSKMDVQELTNAVHQTEKEIQNRYDFKGSKSSLKLEKDALIIAADDEYKLNAVIDILQSKMIKRGISAKNLDFGKIEPASLGTVRQRLGLKQGIDQENAKKINVLIRDSKLKVKSQIQGDQIRVTGKSRDDLQQIIQLLNNADLPLDLQYTNLK, translated from the coding sequence ATGGCTTCGGAAAGCTCATTTGATATTGTGTCCAAAATGGACGTTCAGGAATTAACCAATGCAGTTCACCAGACCGAGAAGGAGATCCAGAACCGTTACGATTTCAAGGGAAGCAAGAGCAGTCTCAAGCTTGAAAAAGACGCCCTGATCATCGCAGCCGATGACGAGTACAAGCTGAATGCCGTTATTGATATTTTGCAGTCCAAGATGATCAAAAGAGGCATTTCAGCAAAGAACCTTGATTTCGGCAAAATCGAGCCGGCTTCGCTCGGAACGGTCCGTCAGCGGCTGGGCCTTAAGCAGGGAATTGACCAGGAGAACGCCAAGAAGATCAATGTGCTGATCCGCGACTCCAAACTCAAGGTCAAGAGCCAAATCCAGGGCGACCAGATTCGCGTCACTGGCAAGAGCAGGGACGATCTGCAGCAGATCATCCAGCTTCTCAATAATGCGGATCTGCCGCTGGATCTTCAATATACGAACCTGAAATAA
- a CDS encoding helix-turn-helix domain-containing protein, whose amino-acid sequence MSELGRQLKEARLQKGMSLDDVQEVTKIRKKYLEAIEAGDYKVLPGSFYVRAFIKTYAEAVGVNPDDLVQEPGSVPVTREEPSTMESVLQKRSRRPETERNAKWLPTLLMWIFPVLIIAVIYMYASNWGKSDNEQTDGNPITESTQSPSAAQSTGPAPANGGGATPAATASPEAGASAEAAASPSPSPSASPSASPSPSASPSPGDGTVVMDGKSGKTTVFKVSGTNPQVVITATGQSWLEVYKGENSRGQKLSFGSTAAGDTMTFTLDSEGIYIKSGYSPATQITVNGQAVTDGKTTSRILLKLDDGLGTPAEGASAGTSTDGQTANSGDTAATGE is encoded by the coding sequence ATGTCGGAACTAGGCCGGCAGTTGAAAGAGGCCCGTCTGCAAAAGGGAATGAGTCTGGATGATGTACAGGAAGTAACGAAGATCCGCAAAAAATATTTGGAAGCCATCGAAGCGGGGGACTACAAGGTTCTTCCCGGCAGTTTTTATGTCCGCGCTTTTATCAAGACCTATGCCGAGGCGGTTGGCGTCAATCCCGATGATCTCGTGCAGGAGCCCGGAAGCGTTCCGGTGACCAGGGAAGAGCCTTCCACCATGGAATCGGTGCTTCAGAAACGCAGCCGAAGACCCGAGACCGAGCGGAATGCCAAATGGCTTCCGACGCTATTGATGTGGATTTTTCCGGTACTGATTATAGCGGTTATTTACATGTATGCTTCAAACTGGGGGAAATCGGATAATGAGCAGACCGACGGAAATCCGATTACCGAGAGCACTCAGTCTCCGTCGGCAGCTCAGTCCACAGGACCGGCCCCTGCGAATGGAGGAGGCGCGACTCCGGCCGCTACGGCTAGCCCCGAAGCCGGGGCAAGCGCGGAAGCTGCCGCGTCTCCATCCCCTTCACCGTCGGCGTCACCGTCCGCATCTCCATCTCCATCTGCTTCGCCATCCCCGGGAGACGGAACGGTTGTAATGGACGGGAAGTCAGGCAAGACTACCGTATTCAAGGTGAGCGGCACTAATCCGCAGGTGGTCATTACAGCGACAGGCCAAAGTTGGCTGGAGGTTTATAAAGGCGAAAATTCCAGAGGACAGAAGCTCTCTTTTGGAAGTACGGCTGCAGGAGATACTATGACCTTTACGCTGGATAGTGAAGGTATTTATATTAAATCCGGCTATTCTCCTGCTACGCAGATTACCGTGAATGGGCAGGCGGTAACGGACGGCAAGACCACGTCGCGTATTTTGCTTAAGCTGGATGACGGCTTGGGAACCCCGGCCGAAGGTGCATCGGCGGGCACCTCTACGGACGGACAAACGGCTAACAGCGGGGACACGGCCGCCACAGGCGAATAA
- a CDS encoding DUF3388 domain-containing protein produces MEYKQWYMEYKIHKNRPGLLGDIASMLGMLEVNILTINGVEDKTRGMLLETNDDEKILLMGEMLKKVENITVTALRSPRLVDKLAVRHGRYIDRDSDDRKTFRFTRDELGLLVDFLGELFKRDGNQVIGLRGMPRVGKTESIIAGSVCAMKRWTFVSSTMLRQTVRSQLAEDEMNPNNIFIIDGIVSTIRSNEKHYNLLKDIMTMPSTKVIEHPDIFVRESEYTYDDFDILIELRNNPNEEILYDTFTASYSDDL; encoded by the coding sequence TTGGAATATAAACAATGGTATATGGAATACAAGATACATAAGAATAGACCCGGTTTACTCGGCGACATCGCCTCGATGCTCGGTATGCTTGAGGTCAACATTCTGACCATCAACGGAGTAGAGGACAAGACTCGAGGCATGCTGCTTGAAACGAATGACGATGAGAAAATCCTGCTTATGGGCGAAATGCTCAAGAAGGTGGAAAATATAACGGTAACCGCGCTGCGTTCTCCGCGTCTGGTAGATAAGCTGGCCGTTCGCCACGGAAGGTACATCGACCGGGATTCGGACGACCGCAAGACGTTTCGCTTTACGCGGGATGAGCTTGGCCTTTTGGTCGATTTTCTGGGAGAGCTCTTTAAACGTGATGGCAATCAGGTGATCGGACTTCGCGGCATGCCGCGCGTCGGCAAGACGGAATCAATTATTGCCGGCAGCGTGTGCGCGATGAAGCGCTGGACGTTTGTCTCCTCGACGATGCTCCGGCAGACCGTTCGCAGCCAGCTTGCCGAGGATGAAATGAATCCGAACAATATTTTTATCATCGACGGCATTGTCAGTACGATCCGGTCCAATGAGAAGCATTACAATCTGCTCAAAGACATTATGACGATGCCGAGCACGAAAGTGATTGAGCACCCGGATATTTTTGTCCGCGAGTCGGAGTATACGTATGACGATTTCGATATTCTGATTGAACTGCGGAATAATCCGAACGAAGAAATTTTGTACGATACGTTCACGGCCAGCTACAGTGACGATTTGTAA
- a CDS encoding DUF3243 domain-containing protein, with product MSTESTVIKNYDTWKKFLGERVIQAEKVGMSEDTIAKLAFEIGEFLDKKVDPQNASNRAIKELWDVGDESQRHTIASLMVKLAKQNA from the coding sequence GAATCTACAGTTATCAAAAACTATGATACCTGGAAGAAATTTCTGGGCGAGCGGGTCATCCAGGCCGAAAAGGTGGGCATGAGCGAAGATACGATCGCCAAGCTGGCCTTTGAAATCGGGGAATTCCTTGATAAAAAGGTCGATCCGCAAAACGCCTCGAACCGGGCGATCAAAGAGCTGTGGGATGTCGGCGACGAAAGTCAGCGCCATACCATTGCCTCCCTCATGGTCAAGCTGGCGAAGCAAAACGCATAA